One Methanoculleus sp. 7T genomic window carries:
- a CDS encoding gamma carbonic anhydrase family protein has product MESGSVVGDRVFIAENATVIGDVTLADDVSIWFGAVVRADKDRITVGAGSNIQDNAVVHTTTGFPVSIGAEVSVGHGAILHGCIIRDRVLVGMGAVVLNGAVVGEGSIIGAGAVVTEGKEIPPNSLILGVPGKAVRETTPEQQEGIVRNAREYVKLAGRYRHG; this is encoded by the coding sequence ATGGAGAGTGGATCAGTTGTGGGAGACCGCGTCTTTATTGCGGAGAACGCAACAGTCATCGGAGACGTGACGCTCGCCGACGATGTGAGCATCTGGTTCGGCGCCGTGGTCCGGGCCGATAAGGACAGGATCACAGTGGGGGCGGGCTCGAACATCCAAGACAACGCCGTCGTCCACACCACGACCGGGTTTCCGGTCAGCATCGGGGCTGAGGTCTCGGTCGGCCACGGCGCCATCCTGCACGGCTGCATCATCCGTGACCGGGTGCTCGTCGGGATGGGCGCCGTCGTCCTGAACGGCGCGGTGGTGGGGGAGGGCTCCATCATCGGCGCCGGCGCCGTGGTGACTGAAGGAAAGGAGATCCCCCCGAACTCGCTGATCCTCGGTGTGCCCGGGAAAGCGGTCAGGGAGACGACGCCCGAACAGCAGGAGGGCATCGTCCGGAACGCACGGGAGTACGTCAAACTCGCAGGGAGGTACCGCCATGGCTGA